The window CACAGTATTTGAAAAAGTCTGAAATATTTCGCGATTTACAGGTCCTTTTCTACCCTGCCAGGATCTCTTCGACTGGTGGACTCTACGTTGTGGTGTATGGGTAGTATTTCTGCTCGCCATGCTTGGGAATGGAACTGTAGTGTTCGTGTTAATATTCTCCAGGAGCAAGATGGATGTCCCACGATTTCTCGTTTGCAACCTTGCAGCAGCAGACTTTTTTATGGGCATTTATCTAGGTTcgactacaaaaaaaaaaaaaaaaaaaaaatactgtaaagaatgtaaaaatatcgTTCTATGACGTAAAATCATTTTCTACTTAAGGTCACTGTGTATAGTATCTCTTCACTACGCCATCTGTGTAGCTTATTACTTCTACGctatcttcttcttctattcaaatttatagtttcaaatatatatgttaCAATTTTAGGTCTTTTGGCGGTGGTGGACGCTTCTACCCTAGGAGAATTCCGAATGTATGCCATACCATGGCAAACTTCCGCTGGATGCCAGTTAGCCGGCTTTCTAGGTGTTCTCAGTTCTGAGTTGAGCGTGTATACGTTAGCAGTTATTACTCTAGAAAGGAACTACGCCATAACACATGCCATGCACCTGAACAAGAGACTTTCCCTCAAACACGCTGGTTATATAATGACTGCTGGCTGGGGTTTTGCTCTGTCGATGGCAAGTTTACCCCTAGTCGGTGTATCAGATTATAGAAAGTTCGCTATATGCTTACCATTCGAGACCAATGGAAACGCGGCGTTGGCGTACGTGATCTTTCTCATGCTGATCAATGGCGTTGCGTTTCTCATATTAATGGGATGCTACCTGAAGATGTATTGCGCGATCAGAGGCTCCCAAGCGTGGAACTCAAATGATTCTCGAATTGCTAAGCGGATGGCTCTGCTGGTGTTCACCGACTTCCTCTGCTGGTCCCCCATAGCGTTCTTCTCGCTGACTGCCACGTTTGGGTTGCAGCTGGTGTCGCTCGAACAGGCGAAAGTATTCGCCGTGTTCGTACTGCCATTAAACTCCTGTTGTAACCCGTTTTTATACGCCATCTTGACCAAACAGTTCAAGAAAGATTGCGTACTTATTTGCAAGGCGATCGAGGAGTCCAGGGTGACCAGGGGGATCGGCAGATGCCGGCATAGCTCCAACTTCAGCAACAGGCAGACCCCTGTAAATACGAATAGCCTGGTAGATAGGTCGTCGCGAGAGAATCAGGCACCGTGCGCCTGTAATTCAAGATTACTTGAAACTAGCCAGTGTTCTGGTTATCGACGATGGGGCACCAGGATACTGTGGCCATGTGCCAGGGACACCAGGCCTAGACACGCACGTAGCGACCAGTACGCTTATCAGATCGCGGAGATCCAACAGAAGCAGCATAAACGAGCCTCGTCGGTGTCCTCCAGTGAAAATTTTTCTTCGTCTAGATCGGATTCCTGGAGACAAACTCATCATTGCGGTATTCCATTGAGGTTATTAGATCCTAAACGAAGAGCTTCTTCGTGGTTGATCACCAGGAAACCGTCGCAAGAATCGAACCTCAGTTCCTCCAGAAACGATTCCTCCGGTTCCGCTACTACTGCCAGCACCAGCACCTGGAGAATTTCAAGGTCTAGTGCATCTTTAGAGATTAATGCGAGGAACACGCCCAGACCAACTAGGTCAAAGCCACGACTTACCCGTCAGCTGGCCATCCAGGAGCCTGAACCACCCGGATCACCAAGCAGATTAGCCGTCAGGCTCCTCGCAACCATACCCTCCGCGGCAGAGACCAGTGACCAGCAAGATGACGACAATACGCCGCAAAATTGAACGATCTTACACACACTTCAGTTTATTAGAGATTATAGTTGGTTGTAATAGAGTAAAGATATGGGTCACGTTGCTCCCGAACGGTTTCAGTATTAAGTGTTCTCTAAGAGGTATGTGAGGAAGGAGAGAATCACTCCGTACATTGACGATTCTCGTTGTTGCATGTTTGAGGTGATTTGAGCGAAGAAAAAATTGACAATTTAGTAGAGATTCTTCTTTCAACGTTTGTGATTAAATACGTTGTTTGTAATATACGCATATATATAatgttgtttaaaaaatattacgtctttattttttgttttcttctggATTGTTTCTTTGGTAAGGAGTCTTTTGTATTGAAGAATCTGCAAGACGTTGAAAGAGGAAGAATATAACTATACTTTTATTCTCTTCATACAATTATTTATGCTAATTTCAGTAGAAGAGCGAACGATGTAGATCGTTTGGACTAGTGGAAAAAACAGGATCGATCTACGTTTATTGACCGTCCGTTACACGTGCACATAGGCAATTGCACCAAGTGCAACTGGTGAATACAATAGTCATATTCGTAAAATACTGCCAAGGATTTTTAACATGTTGACTGTCAAAggaattttatactttttacgaacatttcataaaatgatatttcgtttatatcaatataaaaagaaaataaaaatacaacagCAAAGAATTTGCTATACTATTTttcatatgtaatatttatttctatgtaTAAGTGtaatctgaaaatttatcaCGTATTATAAAGTTTCACCAAAAAAAAATTTCCAAGACAGGCAAcgtgtttatttaatttaatttgacaGAAGAATTCAAACATATGGAGAAACGTGTCAATTTCATTGGGTCTTCTACCATAAGAAGAATTGTAACTTCAAATCCATGACGATGAACTCAACGTTCTACTAtagttttcaattaaaattagaGCGTTGAACTATTTATTGATAACTTAAAAATAGGGCACACagtattctttcttcttctcttttttctttttttttcttttgtggaAAATTATTCGACTCAATAGGAACTCGAATGCTTCTTTATTCGTTGTTCAAAAGAAAATCTGTTTATCGCGGAATCAGTATTTCAAATCCATTGTTCGATTGTTAATAAGTATGCTTGTGTTTTCATAAGACTGATCGTTTATACAATTTGTCCTATAATTCTGGATTTCTAGTTGAAAATCTGAACACGTAAT is drawn from Bombus terrestris chromosome 12, iyBomTerr1.2, whole genome shotgun sequence and contains these coding sequences:
- the LOC100649703 gene encoding lutropin-choriogonadotropic hormone receptor isoform X4 codes for the protein MSLSNNRIETLEEYVFQRVTNLLSLDLRGNPIKEIHGNTFRNLRKLRKLILSNLKELRIFPNLNGTKSLEVLRLDRAQVTSVPTSLCEQCPKLKSLDMKSNFLTEMPNLRNCSELRVLDLASNVIPSLPDEPFKGLNMLHDLLLSNNKLQVIPSDAFVGLSRLQVLDLESNYIEYIHPDAFKETKHLEDLNLGNNVFPALPTLGLSGLLHLKTFNNPALREFPAPERFPRVQTMVLSYAYHCCSFLSVEVEDPVTKSSVQESILFPTDNDFDMILWNSSFTDIWPQLNNMTDKFGSQINELWANFGSDFTYPGNLPSYVEDYFEEQNSRATQPARTLPSHVQCLPQPGPFLPCQDLFDWWTLRCGVWVVFLLAMLGNGTVVFVLIFSRSKMDVPRFLVCNLAAADFFMGIYLGLLAVVDASTLGEFRMYAIPWQTSAGCQLAGFLGVLSSELSVYTLAVITLERNYAITHAMHLNKRLSLKHAGYIMTAGWGFALSMASLPLVGVSDYRKFAICLPFETNGNAALAYVIFLMLINGVAFLILMGCYLKMYCAIRGSQAWNSNDSRIAKRMALLVFTDFLCWSPIAFFSLTATFGLQLVSLEQAKVFAVFVLPLNSCCNPFLYAILTKQFKKDCVLICKAIEESRVTRGIGRCRHSSNFSNRQTPVNTNSLVDRSSRENQAPCACNSRLLETSQCSGYRRWGTRILWPCARDTRPRHARSDQYAYQIAEIQQKQHKRASSVSSSENFSSSRSDSWRQTHHCGIPLRLLDPKRRASSWLITRKPSQESNLSSSRNDSSGSATTASTSTWRISRSSASLEINARNTPRPTRSKPRLTRQLAIQEPEPPGSPSRLAVRLLATIPSAAETSDQQDDDNTPQN
- the LOC100649703 gene encoding lutropin-choriogonadotropic hormone receptor isoform X3, translating into MFRRFRRSLSNNRIETLEEYVFQRVTNLLSLDLRGNPIKEIHGNTFRNLRKLRKLILSNLKELRIFPNLNGTKSLEVLRLDRAQVTSVPTSLCEQCPKLKSLDMKSNFLTEMPNLRNCSELRVLDLASNVIPSLPDEPFKGLNMLHDLLLSNNKLQVIPSDAFVGLSRLQVLDLESNYIEYIHPDAFKETKHLEDLNLGNNVFPALPTLGLSGLLHLKTFNNPALREFPAPERFPRVQTMVLSYAYHCCSFLSVEVEDPVTKSSVQESILFPTDNDFDMILWNSSFTDIWPQLNNMTDKFGSQINELWANFGSDFTYPGNLPSYVEDYFEEQNSRATQPARTLPSHVQCLPQPGPFLPCQDLFDWWTLRCGVWVVFLLAMLGNGTVVFVLIFSRSKMDVPRFLVCNLAAADFFMGIYLGLLAVVDASTLGEFRMYAIPWQTSAGCQLAGFLGVLSSELSVYTLAVITLERNYAITHAMHLNKRLSLKHAGYIMTAGWGFALSMASLPLVGVSDYRKFAICLPFETNGNAALAYVIFLMLINGVAFLILMGCYLKMYCAIRGSQAWNSNDSRIAKRMALLVFTDFLCWSPIAFFSLTATFGLQLVSLEQAKVFAVFVLPLNSCCNPFLYAILTKQFKKDCVLICKAIEESRVTRGIGRCRHSSNFSNRQTPVNTNSLVDRSSRENQAPCACNSRLLETSQCSGYRRWGTRILWPCARDTRPRHARSDQYAYQIAEIQQKQHKRASSVSSSENFSSSRSDSWRQTHHCGIPLRLLDPKRRASSWLITRKPSQESNLSSSRNDSSGSATTASTSTWRISRSSASLEINARNTPRPTRSKPRLTRQLAIQEPEPPGSPSRLAVRLLATIPSAAETSDQQDDDNTPQN
- the LOC100649703 gene encoding lutropin-choriogonadotropic hormone receptor isoform X1, which gives rise to MCTQSSRGITTAAVILAMFLCRICSAEEQPGSSSGPGLLESCNVTADGREFSCRGAGFLSILEPLDVTVLPSTVNLTKLDLTSNNITDIPARAFHRIFNLEVLLLRRNHLHTIADDAFTNLTSLRVLELDDNYLTKIPTAIVKLSGLEDLSLSNNRIETLEEYVFQRVTNLLSLDLRGNPIKEIHGNTFRNLRKLRKLILSNLKELRIFPNLNGTKSLEVLRLDRAQVTSVPTSLCEQCPKLKSLDMKSNFLTEMPNLRNCSELRVLDLASNVIPSLPDEPFKGLNMLHDLLLSNNKLQVIPSDAFVGLSRLQVLDLESNYIEYIHPDAFKETKHLEDLNLGNNVFPALPTLGLSGLLHLKTFNNPALREFPAPERFPRVQTMVLSYAYHCCSFLSVEVEDPVTKSSVQESILFPTDNDFDMILWNSSFTDIWPQLNNMTDKFGSQINELWANFGSDFTYPGNLPSYVEDYFEEQNSRATQPARTLPSHVQCLPQPGPFLPCQDLFDWWTLRCGVWVVFLLAMLGNGTVVFVLIFSRSKMDVPRFLVCNLAAADFFMGIYLGLLAVVDASTLGEFRMYAIPWQTSAGCQLAGFLGVLSSELSVYTLAVITLERNYAITHAMHLNKRLSLKHAGYIMTAGWGFALSMASLPLVGVSDYRKFAICLPFETNGNAALAYVIFLMLINGVAFLILMGCYLKMYCAIRGSQAWNSNDSRIAKRMALLVFTDFLCWSPIAFFSLTATFGLQLVSLEQAKVFAVFVLPLNSCCNPFLYAILTKQFKKDCVLICKAIEESRVTRGIGRCRHSSNFSNRQTPVNTNSLVDRSSRENQAPCACNSRLLETSQCSGYRRWGTRILWPCARDTRPRHARSDQYAYQIAEIQQKQHKRASSVSSSENFSSSRSDSWRQTHHCGIPLRLLDPKRRASSWLITRKPSQESNLSSSRNDSSGSATTASTSTWRISRSSASLEINARNTPRPTRSKPRLTRQLAIQEPEPPGSPSRLAVRLLATIPSAAETSDQQDDDNTPQN
- the LOC100649703 gene encoding lutropin-choriogonadotropic hormone receptor isoform X2 encodes the protein MCTQSSRGITTAAVILAMFLCRICSAEEQPGSSSGPGLLESCNVTADGREFSCRGAGFLSILEPLDVTVLPSTVNLTKLDLTSNNITDIPARAFHRIFNLEVLLLRRNHLHTIADDAFTNLTSLRVLELDDNYLTKIPTAIVKLSGLEDLSLSNNRIETLEEYVFQRVTNLLSLDLRGNPIKEIHGNTFRNLRKLRKLILSNLKELRIFPNLNGTKSLEVLRLDRAQVTSVPTSLCEQCPKLKSLDMKSNFLTEMPNLRNCSELRVLDLASNVIPSLPDEPFKGLNMLHDLLLSNNKLQVIPSDAFVGLSRLQVLDLESNYIEYIHPDAFKETKHLEDLNLGNNVFPALPTLGLSGLLHLKTFNNPALREFPAPERFPRVQTMVLSYAYHCCSFLSVEVEDPVTKSSVQESILFPTDNDFDMILWNSSFTDIWPQLNFTYPGNLPSYVEDYFEEQNSRATQPARTLPSHVQCLPQPGPFLPCQDLFDWWTLRCGVWVVFLLAMLGNGTVVFVLIFSRSKMDVPRFLVCNLAAADFFMGIYLGLLAVVDASTLGEFRMYAIPWQTSAGCQLAGFLGVLSSELSVYTLAVITLERNYAITHAMHLNKRLSLKHAGYIMTAGWGFALSMASLPLVGVSDYRKFAICLPFETNGNAALAYVIFLMLINGVAFLILMGCYLKMYCAIRGSQAWNSNDSRIAKRMALLVFTDFLCWSPIAFFSLTATFGLQLVSLEQAKVFAVFVLPLNSCCNPFLYAILTKQFKKDCVLICKAIEESRVTRGIGRCRHSSNFSNRQTPVNTNSLVDRSSRENQAPCACNSRLLETSQCSGYRRWGTRILWPCARDTRPRHARSDQYAYQIAEIQQKQHKRASSVSSSENFSSSRSDSWRQTHHCGIPLRLLDPKRRASSWLITRKPSQESNLSSSRNDSSGSATTASTSTWRISRSSASLEINARNTPRPTRSKPRLTRQLAIQEPEPPGSPSRLAVRLLATIPSAAETSDQQDDDNTPQN